A genomic region of uncultured Roseibium sp. contains the following coding sequences:
- the rpmG gene encoding 50S ribosomal protein L33 — protein MAKATTIKIKLVSTADTGFFYVTKKNSRTMTEKMVKKKYDPVAKKHVEFKEAKIK, from the coding sequence ATGGCCAAGGCGACAACAATCAAAATCAAGCTTGTGTCCACGGCGGACACCGGCTTCTTCTATGTCACGAAGAAGAACTCGCGCACGATGACCGAAAAAATGGTCAAGAAGAAGTACGACCCGGTTGCCAAGAAGCACGTCGAGTTCAAGGAAGCGAAGATCAAGTAG
- a CDS encoding RidA family protein, whose protein sequence is MDRTAIIPGDMRAYHDDWKMSPGLACGDFVFLTGFTGADPSGHMASDPEAQMRNAFGKVELVLAEAGLDFSAVVEMTSYHVGLREHLQLFKDIRSEFVRPPYPAWTAIEVAGFVHEDAIVEIRVIACRTK, encoded by the coding sequence ATGGACAGAACTGCCATCATTCCCGGCGACATGCGGGCCTACCATGACGATTGGAAGATGTCGCCCGGTCTTGCATGCGGTGATTTTGTCTTCCTGACGGGTTTCACCGGTGCCGATCCCTCCGGGCACATGGCAAGTGATCCGGAAGCGCAGATGAGAAACGCATTCGGGAAGGTGGAGCTTGTGCTTGCCGAGGCCGGCCTGGACTTCAGCGCGGTTGTCGAGATGACCAGCTACCACGTCGGACTTCGGGAGCATCTGCAGCTTTTCAAGGATATTCGTTCCGAGTTTGTCCGGCCTCCCTATCCTGCCTGGACTGCGATCGAAGTTGCCGGGTTCGTGCACGAAGACGCGATCGTTGAGATCCGGGTGATTGCCTGCCGGACAAAATAG